Part of the Janibacter alkaliphilus genome is shown below.
GGCAGGATCGACGACGTGGCCACCAGCTCGAGCAGCTGAACCTCGGGCACGGACCAGGCGCCGCTCGCCGCATGCTCCAGCGGGCGGAGGAGGCGGGCTGCGTCGCGGGTGCGCAGCCGGCAGATCCATGCGTGCAGTTCCTCGGGCGAGGTGACCCCGCGCTGGACCGCCTCGATGAGCAGGGCCGAGCGAGCGGCGCTGCCTGGTCGAGCATGTGCCAGGTCGAGCACCGCGCGTGCCGCGGAGGCGTAGCGCAGGGGTCCCACCGAGACCACCGCCGGGTCATCGATCGTCGTGCGCCGGAGCGACGCGAAGCCGTGGCCCCGGGACCTGGCCGGGGCCGGGGCCAGCATCTCCAGCGTCGCCAACGGCGGCAGGATCATCCCGTGGTGCCGCGCAGCCGCGGACCCGGTGAGGTAGGCGCGTCCCCCGCCCCACAGCAGCGCACCGATCTCGCGCTGCCGGTGGGTCGGCGGGCCACCGGTGACGAGGTAGACGCTGGGCAGCAGGGCCAGCCAGGTGCGTCCGGCACGCCATCGGATCGTCGCCTTGGACACCCCGGAGTCCAGCAGCTGGCTGCGGGTCACGAGCCCGTCCTGGCGGGCGACGTGCGCGAGGGCTGCCTCGGTGAGACCGCTGGGGCTGGTGGTGTCGGCTGAGCGTGGCATGCCGGGATCGTGCGGCAGGGGAGCAGGGCTCCGGGTGCGCGCTCCTCAGGGGGTGGACGCTCCTGCGACGCCTGCTGGGGATGTGGACGACTCCCTGCCTTCGCCCCCTACCCCGCGCGCTACCACGCAGTAAGTGCTGTGATCACGACACTTACTGCGTGGTAGCCGGGTGCTGTGCGGGACCGGGGTGGGTTGGGGGAGGCACAGGGAGCATCCAGGGTGGGCGCGCATAATGGGGGCATGACTGTCTCCCTCGGCATGCCGAAGGCTCCCGCGCCCGTCCTCGCCCCCCGGCGGCAGACCCGGCAGATCAAGGTCGGGTCGGTCGGGGTCGGCAGCGAGTCGCCGGTCTCGGTGCAGTCGATGACGACGACGCCGACCACCGACATCAACGCCACGCTGCAGCAGATCGCCGAGCTCACCGCCGCCGGCTGCGACATCGTCCGGGTCGCCTGCCCCAGCCGCGACGACGCCGAGGCGCTCCCGGCGATCGCCGCGAAGAGCCAGATCCCGGTCATCGCCGACATCCACTTCCAGCCGAACTACGTCTACGCGGCCATCGACGCCGGCTGCGCCGGGGTCCGGGTCAACCCGGGCAACATCCGCAAGTTCGACGACCAGGTCGCCGAGATCTCCCGCCGGGCGAAGGCGGCCGGCGTCTCCATCCGCATCGGCGTCAACGCCGGCTCGCTCGACAAGCGCCTGCTGGAGAAGTACGGCAAGCCCACCCCGGAGGCCCTCGTGGAGTCCGCGGTCTGGGAGGCCAGCCTCTTCGAGGAGCACGACTTCCACGACTTCAAGATCTCGGTCAAGCACAACGACCCGGTCGTCATGGTCCAGGCCTACGAGCTGCTCGCCCAGCGCGGCGACTGGCCGCTGC
Proteins encoded:
- the ispG gene encoding flavodoxin-dependent (E)-4-hydroxy-3-methylbut-2-enyl-diphosphate synthase — its product is MTVSLGMPKAPAPVLAPRRQTRQIKVGSVGVGSESPVSVQSMTTTPTTDINATLQQIAELTAAGCDIVRVACPSRDDAEALPAIAAKSQIPVIADIHFQPNYVYAAIDAGCAGVRVNPGNIRKFDDQVAEISRRAKAAGVSIRIGVNAGSLDKRLLEKYGKPTPEALVESAVWEASLFEEHDFHDFKISVKHNDPVVMVQAYELLAQRGDWPLHLGVTEAGPAFQGTIKSATAFGNLLGRGIGDTIRVSLSAPPVEEVKVGNQILQSLNLKPRKLEIVSCPSCGRAQVDVYKLADEVTAGLDGMEVPLRVAVMGCVVNGPGEAREADLGVASGNGKGQIFVKGEVIKTVPESQIVETLIEEAMRIAEEMGEPVDGEPTGQPSVTVG